In Nitrospinota bacterium, a single window of DNA contains:
- the kdsA gene encoding 3-deoxy-8-phosphooctulonate synthase, whose amino-acid sequence MTHHAQRIVEARGVRIGNPLAFTLIAGPCVIEDEKSALHAAELLKNITAELGIGLVYKSSFDKANRSSIKSFRGIGMKEGLRILNKVRETFDVPVISDVHAEEEIPEAGAALDFIQIPAFLCRQTDLLIAAAKTGKAVNVKKGQFMAPWDMAKAAEKLTESGNEQIMLTERGTTFGYNNLVNDFRGLQIMAQFGFPVVYDATHSVQLPSARGESSGGERKFVPALSRAAVAVGVAAVFMEVHPNPDTAPCDGPNMLFMKDLPNLLKDLQVIDRLVKRL is encoded by the coding sequence GCATTGTGGAAGCGCGCGGGGTGCGCATCGGCAACCCCCTTGCCTTCACGCTTATTGCCGGACCCTGCGTGATCGAGGACGAAAAGAGCGCCCTCCACGCCGCGGAACTGCTGAAGAACATAACCGCCGAACTCGGCATCGGCCTCGTTTACAAGTCGAGTTTTGACAAGGCGAACCGCTCATCCATAAAATCGTTCCGCGGTATCGGCATGAAAGAGGGACTGCGGATTCTCAACAAAGTACGCGAGACCTTCGACGTGCCGGTGATATCGGATGTGCATGCCGAAGAGGAAATCCCGGAGGCGGGCGCGGCGCTGGACTTCATTCAGATACCGGCCTTCCTCTGCCGCCAGACCGATCTTCTGATCGCCGCCGCTAAAACCGGCAAGGCCGTAAACGTGAAAAAAGGGCAGTTTATGGCCCCGTGGGATATGGCGAAGGCCGCGGAAAAGCTGACCGAGAGTGGCAACGAACAGATCATGCTCACCGAGCGCGGCACCACCTTCGGTTACAATAATCTGGTAAATGACTTTCGCGGCCTGCAAATCATGGCGCAGTTCGGATTCCCGGTGGTTTATGACGCCACTCACAGTGTGCAGTTGCCGAGCGCCAGAGGGGAAAGCTCCGGCGGCGAACGGAAATTCGTGCCCGCCTTGAGCCGCGCGGCCGTCGCCGTGGGGGTTGCCGCTGTTTTTATGGAAGTACACCCCAATCCGGATACCGCTCCATGCGACGGCCCAAACATGCTTTTTATGAAAGACCTGCCGAACCTGCTGAAAGACCTTCAGGTGATTGACCGGCTCGTTAAA